One window from the genome of Leptospira broomii serovar Hurstbridge str. 5399 encodes:
- a CDS encoding NAD(P)H-dependent flavin oxidoreductase has product MKIRTSITDMLGIDLPIIGAPMFLVSYPDLVVAVSEAGGLGTFPSQNYRTIEELRRGLEEIRSRTKKPIGVNLILHKDHNPNWAKHLEVLLEFKVELIITSLGSPRSIVGEAKSVGTKVFCDVTTLKHARIVAKSGADALVAVAQGAGGHAGAISPFSLFPYLKKEVGLPVIAAGAISGGAQMAAALSLGADAVYIGTRLIASKEASASEEYKQMIVDSPPEEIVYTEKISGIPANWLRRSVEKAGDDFHNNRTHSIDQEFKRWKDIWSAGQGVAQIDSVLPAGEIVRNMAKEYGEILGKLPRPG; this is encoded by the coding sequence ATACGTACATCTATCACCGATATGCTCGGAATCGATCTCCCGATCATCGGTGCTCCAATGTTTCTTGTTTCGTATCCGGATCTGGTCGTCGCCGTATCGGAAGCGGGGGGACTGGGAACTTTTCCCTCCCAAAATTATAGAACCATCGAAGAATTGCGGAGAGGGCTGGAGGAAATTCGCTCCAGAACCAAGAAACCTATCGGTGTTAACTTAATTTTGCATAAGGATCATAATCCGAATTGGGCTAAGCATTTGGAAGTGCTTCTGGAGTTCAAAGTTGAACTTATCATTACAAGTTTAGGAAGTCCTCGGAGCATAGTAGGAGAAGCTAAGTCCGTCGGAACAAAAGTTTTTTGCGACGTCACGACTTTAAAGCATGCCAGAATAGTCGCTAAGTCCGGCGCGGATGCTCTTGTCGCGGTCGCGCAGGGTGCGGGTGGACACGCAGGAGCGATCTCTCCGTTTAGCCTGTTTCCGTACTTGAAAAAGGAAGTCGGATTACCTGTTATTGCAGCAGGAGCGATCAGCGGAGGAGCGCAAATGGCTGCCGCACTTTCGTTAGGAGCGGATGCAGTCTATATCGGGACCAGGCTTATTGCTTCCAAAGAGGCTTCCGCCTCCGAAGAATATAAGCAAATGATTGTGGACTCTCCTCCCGAAGAAATCGTATACACTGAAAAAATTTCCGGGATTCCCGCAAACTGGCTGCGACGTTCGGTTGAGAAGGCTGGTGACGATTTTCATAACAATCGAACCCATAGTATCGACCAGGAATTTAAACGTTGGAAAGATATCTGGTCAGCGGGTCAGGGAGTCGCCCAGATCGATTCCGTTTTGCCTGCAGGTGAAATCGTTCGAAATATGGCGAAAGAATACGGCGAAATTCTCGGCAAATTACCGAGGCCGGGATAA
- a CDS encoding PaaI family thioesterase, translated as MGDRLRCESKVIYQGKTIIVAESEVFAEHQKREKLIAKATVTLAVVGELYG; from the coding sequence ATCGGAGATCGTCTCCGATGCGAGTCTAAAGTTATCTATCAGGGGAAAACGATAATCGTGGCCGAATCGGAAGTCTTTGCGGAGCATCAAAAAAGGGAAAAATTGATCGCAAAGGCTACCGTAACTCTGGCAGTCGTAGGAGAGCTATACGGTTAG
- a CDS encoding MXAN_6521/LA_1396 family lipoprotein produces MKSAPEFEKSLTQFKRVVVILDSTSSIGLPESGMAKSMSEQYLAHHKEFIVYPNPKNKGADCSGLPGKAQGIFTLKLTEESRKSEIRLSALGQLKNCSSNTILWEALASATYSTDGEDEQSLRKTYTQKFGESVASKAVPYYHLLRALFDELTGPVLNEAEQDEKIEIESQS; encoded by the coding sequence GTGAAATCTGCACCCGAATTTGAAAAATCCTTAACCCAATTCAAAAGAGTCGTAGTGATCTTAGATTCGACGTCTTCGATCGGGCTTCCGGAATCCGGGATGGCAAAGTCGATGTCCGAACAGTATCTAGCTCATCATAAGGAATTCATAGTCTACCCGAATCCGAAAAATAAAGGCGCTGATTGCTCTGGCTTGCCGGGAAAAGCACAGGGAATCTTTACGCTGAAACTTACGGAAGAGTCTCGAAAATCCGAAATTCGGCTATCGGCTCTCGGACAATTAAAGAATTGTTCCTCCAATACTATTCTCTGGGAAGCATTAGCATCCGCCACATATTCGACGGATGGAGAAGACGAGCAATCGCTCCGCAAAACGTATACTCAGAAGTTTGGAGAATCCGTAGCGTCGAAAGCGGTTCCTTACTATCATCTGCTCCGGGCCCTATTCGACGAATTAACGGGTCCTGTACTGAATGAAGCGGAACAGGATGAGAAGATAGAAATAGAGTCTCAATCGTAA
- a CDS encoding PaaI family thioesterase, producing MSREFKPRGADYRERVKQIFLEANFVRLLEIELLEIEPGLIRTSLAVQDKHKQQNNFVHAGVISTLADHSAGGAAGTLIGEQQVVLTLEFKVNLFRLASEIVSDASLKLSIRGKR from the coding sequence ATGAGCCGAGAATTTAAACCTAGAGGCGCCGATTATAGAGAAAGAGTTAAACAAATTTTTCTAGAAGCTAATTTTGTTCGCTTATTAGAAATCGAATTACTCGAGATCGAACCCGGTTTGATTCGAACTTCGTTAGCTGTTCAGGATAAACATAAGCAGCAGAATAACTTCGTTCATGCCGGAGTGATCTCCACTTTAGCCGATCATAGCGCCGGCGGCGCCGCAGGAACTCTTATCGGAGAACAGCAGGTAGTTCTTACTCTGGAATTTAAGGTTAATTTATTTAGACTCGCATCGGAGATCGTCTCCGATGCGAGTCTAAAGTTATCTATCAGGGGAAAACGATAA